In the Azospirillum humicireducens genome, TCCTGTCCGCCTGTCCGCCCCGATCCCAAGCGTCCGATTTTTTACCCCGGCTTAAACCGGCTCCGTCATCCTGATTTTGCCGCTCGCGCCCCCGCACAGTAGACCGGGAAGGCCGGCGCGATTGGCCCCGGCGTCAGAAAGGCGCCATGCATCTCGCGAATGGAGATACCCATGGCCTCGATTATGACGAACACCTCCGCCATGACCGCGCTGCAGACCCTGCGTCGCGTGACCGGGGATCTGGAGACCACGCAGGACCGCATCTCGACCGGCCTGAAGGTCAACAACGCCAAGGACAACGCCGCCTACTGGTCGATCGCCACGACCATGAAGGCCGACGTCGCCGGCTTCAAGGCGGTCAAGGAGTCGCTGGAGCTGGGCTCCGGCACCACCAACACCGCGTCGGTGGCCTCCAAGAACATCGTCGAGAACCTGCAGACGCTGAAGGCCCGCGTCATCGCCGGCCAGACCAACGGCGTCGACAAGACCCTGATCCAGAACGACGTCGACCAGCTGGTGAAGCTGATCAAGGGCGCCGCCGCCGATGCCTCCTTCAACGGCGACAACCTGCTGCGCGTCACCTACTCCAACGACGGCACGGCCAAGGACAAGAACGTCTCGATCCTGGCCTCGCTGAGCCGCAGCGACAGCACGGTCGACCCGAGCTACATCGAATTCCAGCGCCAGGACATGCGCGTGGAATCGATCGTCGGCAAGGCCACCATCGAGCAGCAGGTCGATTCGACCAACGCCACCAAGGCCAAGGTCGACATCAAGTTCGGCGCGCCCGGCGCCACCTTCATCGACGGCCAGAATCTGGGTCTCGGCGCCCTGTCGCTGACGGTCACCAAGGAGAACGGCACCAAGGTCGACGTGTCGGTCGACCTGTCGGCCCAGACCTACGACACCGATCTCGCCACCACCCAGGGCAACATCGCCACCGCGGTGAACGCCGCCCTGACCACGGCCGGTGCCGATTTCCAGGTCGCCTTCACCGGCGACACGCTGACCTTCACCGACCAGGACGTGAACACCGACGGCAACTTCACCGCCCAGATCTCCGGTCTGTGGGTCGGCTCGAAGGAAAGCGATGCCTTCGGCGGCCTCGCCGATCTGACCCAGATCGACGTGGTCAACAACTCCAAGAAGTCGCTGGAAGTCATCAACTCGCTGCTCGACAGCGCCATCGGCAAGGCCTCGGTGATCGGCTCGATCGAGAACCGCGTGTCGGTGCAGAACGACTTCGTGTCGAAGCTGACCGACTCGATGAACAAGGGCATCGGCGCGCTGGTCGACGCCGACATGAACGAGGAATCGAGCCGCCTGCAGGCCCTCCAGGTCCAGCAGCAGCTCGCCATCCAGGCTCTGTCGATCGCCAACCAGGGTCCGCAGAACATCCTGTCGCTGTTCCGCTAAGTCCCTTCGTGGGCGGCTCCATCGTCCAAACCCCTGGACGATGGCGCCGTCCCGTCGGCCATGCCCGTTCATGCTCCCATCGCAGCGGCGGAGCGGGCATCGCCGACGGCTTCCCGCCCGTCACCCAAAGCCTATCCCCCAAGACCCACCGCAACCGGTCCGGCTTCCCGCCGTCAAGGACCCCACCGCAGGGGTGCGCCCATGAGCATCGCCGCCTACCACCAGACCATCGCCGAATGCGACGATCCGCGAAAGATCGAGTACCGCGTGTTCCTGCGCATCACCCTGGCGCTGGAGGCCAACCGCGAAGCCGATTGGAGATCCGCCGATCTGAAGGATGCGCTGTGGCGGAACCTGGAACTGTGGAACGCGCTGCGCGCCGACCTGCTCGAGGACGGCAACGCCCTGCCGGAGGGTTTGCGCGCCGGTCTGGTCTCGCTCTCCTTCGCGGTGAACCGCAACACCCAGCGCGTCCTGCGCGGCGAAGGAGGAATCGACCTGCTGATCCACATCAACCGGTCGGTGATGCAGGGCCTGCAGGGCGCCGCACAGCAGCCCGCGCGGGAGCTGGCGACGGAGGAACTGTCCTATGGCACTTAAGCTGCGCCTCAAGCCGTGCGAGCGGGTGGTCATCAACGGCTGCGTCGTGCAGAACGAGAACCGCCGCTACACCCTGACCATCTCCAACTTCGCGCAGATCATCCGCGGCAGCGACATCCTGCAGGAGGAGGATGCGGTGACCCCGGTGCGCCGCGCCTATTTCCTGATCCAGAGCATGCTGCTCGACCCGCAGACCGCCGCCGCCGGCAGCGGTGCGGTGGCGGAGATGATGGCGCAGCTCTACACCACCTTCACCCGCCCCGACATCCAGGACCGCATCGCCGCCGCCATGGGCCATGTCGGCGAGCGCGACTATTACAAGGCGCTCTCCGCCCTGCGCCCGGTCATGGAGTATGAGGGCACGCTGCTGTCCGCCGCCAAGGCGGCCCCGGCCGCTCCGGCAGCGCCCCTCCAGGCGGCGCAGGTCGTGCAGATCGACCGCCACGTCGGAGGATGACGCCATGACCACCCCCGTCGCCGGCGTGGCCGGCCCCAGCGGCGAACGCTCTTCCGCCAGCGCCGACATCATCGCCGAGGCCCGCCAGCGGCAGGCCGACCGTCTCCGCGCCGCCCAGGCCGAGACGACCAAGCCGGCGGAGGTGGTGGAGCGCACAGCGAAGGCCGACGCCGCGGAGGCGGAGCCCAGGCATGCCGCCCGGCCCTACCGGGTCAATCTCGACCCCGACACCCGCCGGCTCTACACCGAGGTGCTCGACACCGCGACGGGGGACGTGATCATGCGCATCCCCGCCAGCTACGGCGCGGAAACCGACGCCGCCGACGAGGATCCCGCCGTGCCGCGCGAGGGCGCCGACAATGGAAACGGCGAGGTGAAGGCATGACCACACTCGTCGATCTGCGCGTCGTCAGCCGCAACCACGACCGTTACGAACAGGCGGTGCGCAGCCGCCCTGCGGTGCAGCGGGCCATCTCCTATTTCCAGGAGAATATCGGCAAGGTCTCCAGCGCCGAAGACTTCATGAAGGACGACAAGCTCTATCGCTTCGTCCTGGAGGCGTTCGACCTGGGCAGCCAGGCCAAGTCGCGCGGCCTGATCCGCAAGGTGCTGGAGGAGGGCGTGGGCGATCCGTCCTCCACCGCCAACCGGATGAGCGACACCAAGTTCCGCGAGATGGCGACCATCCTCGGATTCGCCGAAACCGGCGGCGCCAACCTGAAGCAGCCGGCCGTCGTCCAGGCCATCGTCGACCGCTATGTCGACGTGACGCTGGAGGTCGATTCCGAGGCCACCAATCCGGCGGTCCGCCTTGGCCTCTATTTCCAGCGGCGCTCGGGGAACATCACCAACTGGTATCAGGTGATGGCCGACAACGCCCTGCGCAAGGTGGTCTACACCGCGCTCGGCCTGCCGGAGCAGACCGCGCTTCTCGACGTGGATAAGCAGAAGGCGCTGCTGGAAAAGCGGATGGACATCGCGGACCTGAAAAGTCCGGAGAAGGTCGCCAAGTTCCTCGACCGCTTCGCCGCGATGTACGACATGCAGAACGGCGGCAGCGCCGCCGCGGCGTCCATGCCGTCGATCGGCCCGATCTCCCGCAGCGGGCGGGCGTCCGTCATCTCCATCGATCCATCCATCACCATGACGCTGATGAGATTCCCGCGCTTCTGACAAGCCCGCGGGGCTCGGCAGACGGGAGACCCCAGCCTTGCCTCCAGCCGGCACCCCACAGGACAGAGCGGGACGGGACCGCATCCGGCCGCCGGCCACCAGCGGAGCGGCGGCGGTGCGGCTGGCCCGGCCGGCCGTGTCGGCGGAGGACGAGGCGCGTGATGCGCTGCACATCCTGCCGCTGTCGATCCTTCCGTTGGAGACGCCGGGCCTGCGCCGTGCCCGGCTGATCAAGAATGTCCGTCTGGAGACGGTGGCGGAGCTGTTCAACGATGCCCAGACCGGCAGCGGCCAGATCGGCATCAACCAGCTGCCCAAATGCTTCGGCATCGACGATCCGCTGATCCGCCGCGACCTGCGCAAGATCGCGCAGATCGCCGAAGCCGCCAGCTTCGACGTCTACAGCCTGCGGCTGGAGCTTCGCCGGCTGAACATCGACGTGGAGGATTCCGACGCCCTGCGCCTGTCGCAGTCCAAGCGGTCTGAGCTGACCAGCTACATGCGCGTGTTCACCCGGCCGTTGATCGAGCATGTCTACGGCATCCAATGCTCGGAGATCGCCAGCATGGACGAGCTGATCCGGCTGTTCGTCCAGCCCGACGTGGAGGAGGCGCGGCGCCGGCTGCAGCTGACCGCCGACCGGCTCGACATCCCGCTGCAGGAGATCCCGGCCTTCTTGGAGGAGTATGCCGACATCTTCCTGTCGCTTGCCTATTTCAAGCGCTGCCTGGACGACATCGTTCCCGACGTGCAGGGCTTCCTCGGCTGGATGGCGGAGCTGTATCAGGTCAGCGAGGTGCGCCGCGACACCCGCCAGGGCCGGATGCTGGACGAGATCGGCCACGACCTGACCGACATCGCCACCTCCATCACCGGGCGGTTCGAGAGCTTCGACAACCGGTCCCGCGATTTCTGGCACGACATCAACCCGCAGAGCTTCCGCAGCATCCGCGACCTGATCGTCACCCACCATCTGACCATCGGCGGGGTGCTGTGCGGGCTGGCGGTGAAGATGAACC is a window encoding:
- a CDS encoding flagellin, coding for MASIMTNTSAMTALQTLRRVTGDLETTQDRISTGLKVNNAKDNAAYWSIATTMKADVAGFKAVKESLELGSGTTNTASVASKNIVENLQTLKARVIAGQTNGVDKTLIQNDVDQLVKLIKGAAADASFNGDNLLRVTYSNDGTAKDKNVSILASLSRSDSTVDPSYIEFQRQDMRVESIVGKATIEQQVDSTNATKAKVDIKFGAPGATFIDGQNLGLGALSLTVTKENGTKVDVSVDLSAQTYDTDLATTQGNIATAVNAALTTAGADFQVAFTGDTLTFTDQDVNTDGNFTAQISGLWVGSKESDAFGGLADLTQIDVVNNSKKSLEVINSLLDSAIGKASVIGSIENRVSVQNDFVSKLTDSMNKGIGALVDADMNEESSRLQALQVQQQLAIQALSIANQGPQNILSLFR
- a CDS encoding flagellar biosynthesis regulator FlaF: MSIAAYHQTIAECDDPRKIEYRVFLRITLALEANREADWRSADLKDALWRNLELWNALRADLLEDGNALPEGLRAGLVSLSFAVNRNTQRVLRGEGGIDLLIHINRSVMQGLQGAAQQPARELATEELSYGT
- a CDS encoding flagellar biosynthesis repressor FlbT translates to MALKLRLKPCERVVINGCVVQNENRRYTLTISNFAQIIRGSDILQEEDAVTPVRRAYFLIQSMLLDPQTAAAGSGAVAEMMAQLYTTFTRPDIQDRIAAAMGHVGERDYYKALSALRPVMEYEGTLLSAAKAAPAAPAAPLQAAQVVQIDRHVGG
- a CDS encoding DUF1217 domain-containing protein, with the translated sequence MTTLVDLRVVSRNHDRYEQAVRSRPAVQRAISYFQENIGKVSSAEDFMKDDKLYRFVLEAFDLGSQAKSRGLIRKVLEEGVGDPSSTANRMSDTKFREMATILGFAETGGANLKQPAVVQAIVDRYVDVTLEVDSEATNPAVRLGLYFQRRSGNITNWYQVMADNALRKVVYTALGLPEQTALLDVDKQKALLEKRMDIADLKSPEKVAKFLDRFAAMYDMQNGGSAAAASMPSIGPISRSGRASVISIDPSITMTLMRFPRF